AAAAAAGGGGAGCCAAGAGACTTGAGCTGTAGAAGGAAAAGAGTGAACAGGAGATGTGGAACACTGTGCTAGCAGAGCACCTGAGTTCATATGAGATGATGTGTCTGCCTGTCAGACTGACTCACATTAACAGCCCACTAACTAGCAGAAGAGAGACagtgggagagagggagagagaaggggataCCATAAGTCTATAGTCTGTCATCACCACGGGGACTTATGAATGACAGAGAACAGTTGGAGGAGTGGAGTGGCCAGTGTGAGGAGAACCAGACAGTATGGAGGCAGGGTACAGAGAAGTgaagcagggagggagggaatgaGAGAAGGAGTACGAAAaaaaagtgggagagagaggccGGGCCCACATGTGAAAGTCATTACTCAGACTCAAGCTCTAACACAACATTTCTCCTAAAGTGAAGCCCTTCCCCCTCATCTCTCTTCCTCGGCCTGCTCCCTCTTTCTAACCTTTGAGAAAGGGGGGTTCCAGAAAGGTTGGTTAGAAGACTGGGGTAAGGTAAAGAGAGGGAAAAGTATGAAATAGAAAGGTGACTTCTATAGAAGAGAGAACTAAAGCATGCCTGCAAAAAAGTGTCCTAAAAATCGGTGGATTTGTCTGGAATGGATGTTGTCTGAGcatttgcatgcatgtgtgtgcgcttgCACTTGAGCACGTTCACACAAATTTGAGATGCTAGTGTGCATCGTAGTACATTTCGGTCTTCCCTCTCTCAGTGCTCCCCTGAACCCTACGACTCTCTTCCTTCGttcctctttcctttttttttttttttttttttctccaaaaggGGCCCACTTCCTGTAACAGAGGCTGAAAAAAATGACAGGACGGGATTGGCGCTCATACAGCAACATCTGGCATCGCTTTGGACAGAGGGGGAGGAGACTGGAGAGAGTATAGGGTGCTCTGATGGGTTAGAAATAGAAAGTAGAGATgatgaagagaggaagaggagggataGAGGTGGACAGAGGCATAGAGGGAGATGGATTTTGCTAGAGTAGAAGAGGAAGGGTTGAGGAACATAGAGAGCAGGAGAAAGTGTGCAGGAGAAGTGGGGAGAAACTGCAGACCAGTCCAAAGTTGATTCCCCATGGGTCCCATCAACCCATATATGGCTGCTAAGTTCCTccctaactctctctctctcattctctcactCCCCGTATTTCCCTATGACTTCTCCGAGAGAACAGGCAGATCCCTAGCTGAATGAGTAAATGTGCCACGTCAAGACTGGATACTACGCCGGGACACAGCCCTGCGGACGCCCGACTAAAGATACACTCACATCTCCGGAGGAGGGACACCCATATGAGTGGAAGTCTGATGTGTGCGAGACCCCTCGCCTTGTGGCCCAGCACCGACACAGGATAAGAAAGAAGAGAATAACAGAGGAAAATCTTTTTCCGAATCCCCTCCGCCGCTGGCAGGACTGCTAGCTAACAGCCAGAGCAGGGAAATGGGAGGCCGAAGAGAAAGTTAGAAAGGGTCCTGCTCCGTCATCCCAGTGTTCAGACTACCTGTTCAGGATCTTACTGGTGTACAGTAGTCTGCACATTGGTTAGACTGTGCAAGGAAGTGCTTCAGCAGCAAGACTCAGGACAACGTGAAAACCTGCATGTACTCTACGCTGAGACAAATCTTGGGTCTAATATTCTCTGTTGTTTCTTGCTTAAATGGGTGCAAATGCCTTTATATGTGCATTCACTATCAGCAACTTTCAACTCTTTAAGTCGAGCGCAATGACATCCATTTTGTAGCATTTGTCACCCTGAATTAAGTGTCTTTGTTAATGGGGAGTGATATCTACGTACAAGGCAGAGTAGTTTACATGCATCTCATGTAAGCAAGAGAAGCTATAACTTGTGACTGACTGTTGTTTTACCAATACTTAGCTATAAACTAGCTTACTAATTTTTTTACACACATTCATTGTAGAGAAGCTCTAAactaacagatttttttttttttttcagagtgCCTCTCATTGGGTATTTTGAATTCCTGCATGTGCATCCGTGTGGCAATATAACTCTTGTGTTCACAGATATCATGGCACTGTtttgtgtgcgtgagtgtgtgtgtgtgtgtgtgtgtgtgtcatattcCCAGTGGTGTCATGAAGTATCATACATCAGAGCTGCTGTGTCTCCTCTTCCACGAGACCTAATGGATTTGAGATATGGAACAGggcacacacacctacacacagagGCGAGCATGTAGATTAAGTGTGTATACATGAGCCGTCTGTTTTTCTTCAGACTGCCTGGTGGAGCCCTGGCAGTTGAGGGGTAAAGGAATGTATGTCTGTTCAGTGTGCTGTGGAGATTAAACCCTAAACTATTATGCTGCAATCTCAGTTTAGGTACACAAAAAGGAGATACGGCCTAAACAACGTTGAAAAACTTGGAGCGTATATAGACGCAATGGACAGGGATGGAGAGGGGAGGTTGAAAGGGGTGAGGggtgggttggggggggggagtaTCTCTGAGAGAGACTGTGGAGGAgttgagaggagaggggggagtCAAAAGGGGAGGTCTGCAGTGTAGAAACAGCCATGTGGGATTTCTCTGGGCAGATCTTGGAAGCTGGTGTTTGGACAAAGCTTCAGATTTTCCAGCCAAGAATGTGCACAGTCCCAGGGAGACTGCCAACcacagagagggggagaaagagaaagagggagagacagagagagggggagaaaggaggaggaaaaggcGACAGAggtaaagaaagagaaaattaaaaaaagaggtGGTCAGTAttcaaagaaaaaataaatgtctgtggAAGGTAGTGTGGGTGGGGAGAGTGAGAGCGGGAACTGCAAgagagaagaagcagaagtTTGGCTTGTGTGACTGTGCGtgtgcgcacacgcacgcacgcacgcacgcacgcacgcacgcatgtgGAAAGATAGATCTGATCTTCTGTAATAATATGGGTGACTGATTTTGCACTCAGGCCTTCCAAACACAGCTGATAAGACATCCAACGTAGTGAGGAGGTACAAAGATTAAACACAGACTAGTCCAACTGAATCAAAATGAGTTAAAGGTTTAGACTTTTATATTAGCTTCAAACCTTAGAGTGAAACATGCGTGTCTTATCGTGACACTCAGACAGCCAAAGTTGCTCTGATGTGGTCAACAGATATTTGCTCTCCTGTCTTTGTATTATTTTTCGCAGATGTGCTAAGTCTTCTTTGTAGATGACAGCGAAAGGAAAACCTATAACACTGTGTGTGTACAATATGCATGCCTGGGGCTGTGTCTGGGAACACTGTGTTCAAGAGATCCAGTGTTTATCTGAAaagtgactgtgtgtctgtctgagcaAGTGTATATTTTTCTCCACTATTTGCATGCCAGTTTGTTTACATCAGACTCTGCAtgtgtactgtatactgtatatacaagtctgtccactgtgtgtgtgtgtgtgtgtgtgtgtgtgtgtgtgtgtgtgtgtgtgtgtgtgtgtgtgtgtgtgtgtgtgtgtgtttgtgcgtgcatgcatgtgtgtgtatgtgcgtgtcttAGTTTGGCTTGGGGCAGCTCCAGCTGTGTCAGAGTGAGCCGCTCCAAATGCCTGAACTCccagaagaggaaagaaaaggggGAGTAAGGGGAAGAGTGAGCGGGACgaatggggaggggggggcgtCAGAGGAATGAATGGGGGAAATGGAAGGGGCTCAATAGCAGGTCCAGGTGGCAGAAGAGAAAAGCAAGTTAGCTGGACAGAGAAACAGGTTTAAAGATGCTCTTTTAGTTATGCTTTTATTGGTGTCATATGTCACAAAACTTCCATAAAGACAGGGCCTGTCTGTTTAGTTTGATCCTTAACACGGCCTTGGAGCCATTTTAGTACGGTTACCAAGAACAATAACTTATTTGTAAAAAGATTCTACCAAACCACTAAATTCTGTAAAATATTGTCTGTCAAACAATACACAACTTAATTCCATCCACAGCAACACTGTCCAGCGTTTTTAACCAGATGTGAGTGTTTACAGGTACTTGTTTATGTCCATATGCAAATGTTGTGATGTGTTCCCCTCTTCTGAGCTCACTTCCTGCACTCTGCCCTTCCTTCCTACCATGACATTGACTGTGACAGGACGAGACTGTTGtggtgtgtctgcctgtctacaCTTGCTGTGCAGACCTTCTGCTCCTGTACAGCAggcacagacaggcagacagatggCAGCCCCACTGACATCAGAACAGAGCGCCACAAGCTCTTCCGATTTACATCAATACATAGGGAAACTGTGGCAACAATATCAACAGATGAGGGATTTCCCCTTCTACTTAATTATCTCTCAACCTCTCAATTAACATGCTGTTTCAAGCTGAGATATGTGTTAATAAACTTGTGTTAATAAACAGTGTGCTGCTGCGTTGTGACTTAagtattttcttatttattgaGTTTGCGCTCAAAAAATGTCTCGGTGTGATCTATTTGTTTCAAGTGTGAGTGTAAATGCCTCACCTCATCATCCTTGAACCAGGACAGGCTCTCTGCACTGAGAATAAACCAGTATTCCTTGGCTCCACCTTTCATGATGCCGATGTTGCTGATGGTCAGCCAGCCCTTGCGTATGACCTGCACAACAGCCGAGGGTAAGGAAGGAGCTCAGATGGCGGGAAAGACAGGACCATCACAATGGCATTCAGAGAACAGATTGATTGAAAATGAGATAGCAAGGTATAACTCATACACTATAGAGATGTGCAAAGCAGGTCACACAATGAGAGTGGACTCCTGCTGATGAAAATAAGAGTAAACAGTTGACACGGTAGGAAAAACGAAAGGATTTTTGCAGGTTAGACAGTTGTGAGATATATGACATAGATTATGTAGCCATGGCCAAATCACCAAAACGTTTCACTAACGTGGACGTAATTGGTCGAAAAGAAGACTAGATGCACAGGTACACATTCAAAGTAAGCATAGAAACAAAAGTAACAACCCATATGTGGAAATAGAAACAGGATGCGAAAGACTGGAAGAAAGATGAATGTGTGATGAATAAGGGAACAGGAAGTTTGACATGACATAAAGATACCAAAAACTGACATAGACATCCTGCAGACTAGGAAAATATTAACATCTGCACATATTTATGAAGCAGCGGGACTGCAGAGGGAGTAAAGAGTATTAgtttgagacagagagagaatactGCTAACTGTAACTGTAAGAGGAAAAGAGTTAGCAGTGTATCAGTTGCAGATGGTGAAATACATGATTAACAAAGCTACAACAAGCCATTTGCCAGTGTGCATGTTTGCTGCCATCGGTTGCATGCCAACCCACAACCCTTAAGCTTGAATCCTGCACACAAATATTTCCAGCAGAGGCAGCAGTGAGTGAATAGGCTTAAAGAGATTGGTCTCCTACTACGAGTCTGGAAGGAGGGGCCGCACCCTGGAGAAAAATAGGAGATGAGGGAGCAGAGTTAATGTTTTCGTTATATTGGGGAAATattccggggggggggggggggacactgATATTGATAATTTAATAGATAACTACTATCAAAACAACATGAGGGATTGTGTAAATAACTTACAACATTTTTTAACTTCTTAAGCTGTGGTTAAAATGTACTGCTGTTCTCATCATCACACATGAAGGCTCCTGACTAAATCATACTGGGATCGTGTTTTTAATTATGCCTGCTTTCAAATGTGTCACATAAATATTATGTTACATACGTATTAATCATAACAGAttgagaaaaaacacacacagaaatgcctCATTTTTGCTTGCCTGCATTCCTATGAGAAGCCAAGATCAACTCTGGTTGCATGATTGGAACCTAAATCCCCTCCAgtaaaatcacaaaatatcTAATTTGTCTGCAGCTGTGAATTCTGattaatgttgattaatgtgtaaCACATGGGATGGTGAGATTACTGGGGTAAGATAGATGGAAAACATTTACTTAATTTAGTGCACACTCAAATGTTGCGCTGTAGAGAACCAATGGCAGTAAAGTAACATTTTTGAGAGTTTACACCTTCAAATATAATTTCAGAAGAGCACACTGTCATGCACATACTCAAGTTTGTTTTGCTTAAAATTGACAAAGATGATTCTGAATAAGAAGGAGGGTAAACAAGACAAAAAGTGTATGTCCATGGCCTAAGGGTGATGGTGCTAAAGCAAGAATCTTTATGGTATGAGATGTTGGGATATCTTGTGGTATTTAGTTGGAAGTTAAACCTTCTGGTGACACTAACCCCACTCTCACCATCGGCACCATTGTCTCCCCATCTCCCCAGGCCCGCAACCTTGGCGTGATCTTTGATTCCACCCTCTCCCTTGAGCCCCACATCCGCCATGTCATTAAAACCTCCTTCTTTCACCTCCGCAACATCGCCAAAATCAGACCCTCCCTCACACCCCCCGCTGCTGAAAGACTCACTCACGCCTTCATCTCCTCCCGActggactactgcaactcaCTTCTCCTTGGCATCATATCACTTCAGTCCTATAACTCCACTGGCTTTCCATCTCCCACCGGATCATCTACAAAATCCTGGTCCTCACCTACAAAGCCCTCCACCATCTGGCCCCTTCATACCTCACTGACCTCCTCTCCCTGTACCAACCCTCACGGTCCCTCAGATCCACCTCAGCCGGTCTCCTCTCCATCCACAAGTCCAACCTCCGCAGTTTTGGGGACAGAGCCTTCTCCAGGGCAGCTCCcaggctctggaactccctcCCCCAAGAGATCCGCACCTCTGAGTCCCTCACCATCTTCCAGTCCCGCCTTAAGACCCATCTCTTCACCTCTGCCTATCTGTAGCCCCACGCCCCCCTCCCGTTTCATCTGTGCctgaatcttgttttgttttgttgtaccctgccctgtaaagcgactttgagtccatgaaaagcgctatacaaactcaatttattattactactgtAGATAGTAATTTTTCTGGGGAtcatgagtgtttttttttaatcaaatgtaaTGGCAATTTAttaaatagttgttgagatattcaCTTTGACCAAAGTGTAGGGACCAATGAGCCGTATGGTGCCATCACCGTCTCAAATGCCCCTTGGTTAGCAtggacatatacagtatataaatgcaGTGCTATTAAAAGTCTTACATGGTTTCCTGCCATCACTGCAGCAGTCTTCTTGTTGCTTTGGTTGTACATCTGCTGGGCactgacagagaggaagagctCATGTTATTTACTAGAATTAGAATTTATAGTTAACTTTATAGTTTAAAACTGATGAGGTTACTCACTTAGTGAAGCCAATGAAATCTTCATGTTTGGTATTTATGTAGGCAAGCTGTATGTCAATGAGCAACACGATCTGAATAGAGCAGACATTCATTAACtagagaaacacacaaaactTAATAATCCAGTAGAGTTATCGACAAAACTAAATGCAATGTCCAGCTGTGTGTGAATGACCTGATCTTTGCATTTACTCTCTTGCTCTCGTATTTCAGTGGTTACAATTCTCTCGGTCTCATCTTGCAGTTTGGGAAAGGAACTGAGCTATAGAGGGGAAAACAGACCAGAAGTAAGACATGAGACAGTTTTGACACCCCAAAATGTACAGTTCATcgcacatgacacacacacacacacacacacacacacacacacatgtatacctTGTTGATACACTGGTACACAGTGGAGATTAGTTCTTGACTGACCGTGTCTACAAATTGAATACACGGCCCCTTTAGCCTTGATATCTGTTTTTTGACAATGGCTTCAAAGGCCATATCAGGAGTGAACAGACCCGTCCTATAGGGAAAGAGAGGCGAGATGGAGGAAAAGCAAGAAAAACGCAAAAAAGGTAGATTGGCTGCAGCGATCAAAACATGTCAGTAACGGTAAAATTGTAAATGATTACATTACATGACAAAATTTGGCACTTTGCATTTTGCTCAGAACACTCTACTACACCTGACACCATGGATGTTCCTGATGGCATAGTTGATCTCCCGCCGCAGCTTTCTCTCATCCAACTCAATCTGAAGACAAACACAGTACACAGTCAGTCAGAGTTGAGCACTTGGCTGAGGTCCATTTCAGTTTAGCACCACAGTTTTtaatgcacatacagtattcatgcaaaaaaatcgattcacattcatATCGCGATTCAGGCTCTACCGAtacaaaatcgattcatagaatacaaaaaaatcgtttcatatatatatatatatttttttttttttcaaatttttaatggcgtgtatactattgtcctgaaatgagtTTAGCTCAGCATTCCCAAAGATGACACTGCGTCGaattcacactgacgcctgggcCCTCTTGTCATAATCAAAAGAACGAGTGCAGCAGAAGTAGTTTAGTCggcgcaaacaatggcaaacctcacagaaagaatgattcaacctgctccatcctcattgaaggcgagagtttgggcacatttcggcttttataacctcgaggggaagacggaacttgataggaatcatgctatatgcaggctttgcaaagcgaaagttacgtattttggaaacaccacaaacttgagaactcacatggtacGGCATCACCCggagattaacattaaagactCGCTAAACTCCCAACGAACTCTGAacgaaaagctctttttatttaacagttttattttatacttgaattaaatgtaaacttagcacaaaaagtaaggaaatttgtgtttggtagattatttctctgtggtaacaatgctatttggcaataaatcttataccgttggaaagcctgtttagttcccttccaaatggtgccccatttgtaaggaacatgcatttgtgggatgagcagcagcgctgagtatgtgggttgcgcccatgaaaaatttgccaaatcttctctgccaataccaaacagcttattctgccattgacccatttggtgtttggtggattggatgattgaagtttgaagaaacaagacatattggcaatttattcatttcacaaacaggagcctcagtagcgtgtggaagaaccatacacagccacaacagcctggcacctcctcctcatgctggtcaccagcctggtcacacactgctgtgggatggcatcccattcttcaaccagcatttgtcgtaagtcagccaacgtggttgtgttggtcactctggcacgaacagcatgcccaagctgatcccacaagtgttcaatggggttgatgtcaggactgctggcaggccattccatcctctccactcccacattctggaggtagtctctgataaacctgccctgtgggggcgagcattgtcatcttggaggatagagttcggtcccagactgtggagatatgggattgccactggttgcagaatctcatctctaaatcaggcacctgattggcagcacctgggggtaccagaagctcaaaacaagtgtcaatagcaacagcaaaataagctgtttggcaatggcagagaagatttggcaaatttttcatgggcgcaacccacatactcagcgctgctgctcatcccacaaatgcatgttccttacaaattgGGCACCATTtgtaagggaactaaacaggctttccaacagtataagagttattgccaaaaagcattgttaccacagagaaataatctaccaaacacaaatttccttactttttgtgctaagtttatttgaaagctggccaaagcttggcactttgcagtttttagttgcaaaagtttttatttttgtatgaagacatataaagtaatatcaaactacatttaatttgttgtgtttcttttcttttaaattgtatgtctactgcaaccacatgggaaaagtaactacatttacatactgtgaatcgtttttttaatcgagaatcgttttgaaacgaaaatcgattttgaatcgaatcttgagcctaaaaatcaatatcaaATTTACGTGCACCCCTAGTATTCATGGAGCTACTGTATGACAAGTGCTACCTATGCACAAAACAAAATTCAAATtaagaatcacacacacacacacacacacacacacacacacacacacacacacacacacacacacacacacacacacacacacacaccttgaccAGTTCATTGGGGAAATGCTCATGGAAGATTCGGTTGATCCGGGCACCTCCTGACAGATTAACGGTGTCTACTTTGTCGCCCGAGCCCTCGATTAGCTTCTCAAAGTCCACAGCCAAGCGCTGAACTGACCtgggagacagaaacacagaccaGGAGAAACCCTGACATACCAACAATTTAAAAGACAACAAAAGAGTACAAACAGACACTTCCAGAatgattgactgactgactgtagcAGTGTCTTGGTTCTCTGTCCAGGGTCATCAGGACTGAACTGTTTGCATTTTTCAGCCTCTTTATTCAAGTCCAGAAGCTGGCCCTGCAGATGAGTACGGAAGGCTGGCAGAGTGTCCCGGATGTGGTTTGTCAGTTGCTGCAAACAAACATAATGAGAAACAATACGATGTATTTACTtctctaggtgtgtgtgtgtgtgtgtgtgtgtgtgtgtgtgtgtgtgtgtgtgtgtatttttaaccTGGTTAAGTATTCTTTGTAAATATGGGGTGCCCATGCTTTCAGCCATGTGTTTGTAGGCCGGGTGGGAAAGGAAGAACTTCTTCTCTGCAAGCAGGGCTGCCTTAATATCCTTTTTCACATCAATGTCCTTCTGACTGCGGTTCACCACCCCTATGtaacctggggggggggggtgagaaGGGAAATGAACAGCATGTGACCATTGTAAGGACGACAATGTGCAACAAGAGGAAGGAAGAATCAAGGACTCTGATGTTAGACAGATTTGACTTGCATTTTCTGACGTGTCCTTGGGAACTCTTCCCAGACCGCCATTTGTTCCATTAAGACTGTAGCATACAAGCaggaaataaatatgtttgttcAACAGCAAAGCATGTGATATCAAGCGGGCCGAATCCACTATTTAGCACAGTAATAGATGTAATAGCACCAGGCTCCTTATCTAATGCTTCAGCTCTATGCTGTTACTAGGGCTTCCATGGTTAATGCATTAGCACTGTAGGAGAAGCATGAAGGGGCCAGCACCTGGTGGTGCTTTAttcaggctcacacacacacacacacacacacacacacacacacacacacacacacacacacacacaagctattCATACACACAAGAACAATTGTCCAGACATACACTCAAAAGTACTGCTGTGATGTTATTCAAAGTGCATAACCATCTTTCAACACATGGCACAAGTTAAAGAGATACTGCATACTGCATATGGataaacagaaagacagagtcagacagagacagggttcatacacattttaaccaatactttttcatgacttttcagcaaatttccatgactatgtattcctgaaaatgtcaatcgacattatacaataagaataaaaatctgtgttaaaatttaccctcagaggtttaacaataaaatgaatgacaatttatgtggttcatagtgggagtcgtaatatcgcgccccgaatagaacggtgaggttaggacgacgtgaaatacatttattaatcacatattattatactgtgttaaaaaaaaaaattccatgacttttccaaaactttctgggtctttttatgtttccaaaacctttccaggcctggaatttgcatttttcaaattccataacttttccaggttttttcaaaacgtatgaaccctgcaGAGAGGACGAGGAAAAAGAATAGAGGGGAATGAGAGTTTGACCGAGACGGAGCCTCTGGCTGCTGACTCCATAATGTCAGTCCTTTACAAAGAGCCTCCACtgggtgtagtgtgactgtattacAGCTAGGTGGCTCAACACACAAAAGCAcgtgcaaacacacatactgtatgcccACAAACACAAGCAGCACACCTCTGCGCAGGGGAAGCAACCTGTTCTCTAGAATGTTCCGGGCATCTGTTCCTTCATCCATCAGGTCCAGCTTAGTGATTACACCAATTGTGCGCTGGCCTgaaaagaagatgaagaaaagaGGACATTTTATAGCCTCCAAATGGGATTTCATAACCTGTGGAAATATGAATAATATATGGCAACCCCTTTCAACCTTTTAGACATTCATATTTTGAATGTAATAATGTGATCATTTATCCCTATGAAGACATTAGTGTGTAGAGCCTTATTCTCAGGACATAATGAAACCCCACAGACTTTACAAGCCCACCCAGGGCTTACCCTGTGGGTCAACATCTTTGGCCAGTTTGAGTGCATCAGAGTTGGCCAGGTCAGTGTTAGCTGGCGTGACAGCCAGGATGAGACAGTTTTCCTTACAGATGAACTGCATGATCATGTCTCGTATCTGGTACTCTATGTCTGCCGGCTGGTCGCCTACAGGCACCTTGGTGATGCCAGGCAGGTCCACAAGAGTCAGGTTCagcactgcaaacacacagaagagtagaaataaacacacaggtCATACATGTGTCAGAGAAATTGACCTTGGATATgtcacactgaacacacacgaGTACACATTGTGTTACCGTGTGGTGAATAAATCCGTAGGTTGATGGGGACAGGGGAGATGCCTTTATTGGATCCTGTGAGTCTGCGCGTCTCTGCCTCGATCTCTTTGCGGATCTCATCAAAGTCTGTGAACTTCTTTCCCTTGCAATGGAAAAATTCGCCGTActctgaaaaaaca
This sequence is a window from Sander lucioperca isolate FBNREF2018 chromosome 11, SLUC_FBN_1.2, whole genome shotgun sequence. Protein-coding genes within it:
- the dnm3a gene encoding dynamin 3a isoform X4 gives rise to the protein MGNRGMEDLIPLVNRLQDALSSVGQSCSLYLPQIAVVGGQSAGKSSVLENFVGRDFLPRGSGIVTRRPLILQLLSANTEYGEFFHCKGKKFTDFDEIRKEIEAETRRLTGSNKGISPVPINLRIYSPHVLNLTLVDLPGITKVPVGDQPADIEYQIRDMIMQFICKENCLILAVTPANTDLANSDALKLAKDVDPQGQRTIGVITKLDLMDEGTDARNILENRLLPLRRGYIGVVNRSQKDIDVKKDIKAALLAEKKFFLSHPAYKHMAESMGTPYLQRILNQQLTNHIRDTLPAFRTHLQGQLLDLNKEAEKCKQFSPDDPGQRTKTLLQSVQRLAVDFEKLIEGSGDKVDTVNLSGGARINRIFHEHFPNELVKIELDERKLRREINYAIRNIHGVRTGLFTPDMAFEAIVKKQISRLKGPCIQFVDTVSQELISTVYQCINKLSSFPKLQDETERIVTTEIREQESKCKDQIVLLIDIQLAYINTKHEDFIGFTNAQQMYNQSNKKTAAVMAGNHGAAPPSRLVVIRKGWLTISNIGIMKGGAKEYWFILSAESLSWFKDDEEKEKKYMLPLDNLKLRDVEKGFRSSKFVFAIFNTELSIPTAGSLSS
- the dnm3a gene encoding dynamin 3a isoform X3 → MGNRGMEDLIPLVNRLQDALSSVGQSCSLYLPQIAVVGGQSAGKSSVLENFVGRDFLPRGSGIVTRRPLILQLLSANTEYGEFFHCKGKKFTDFDEIRKEIEAETRRLTGSNKGISPVPINLRIYSPHVLNLTLVDLPGITKVPVGDQPADIEYQIRDMIMQFICKENCLILAVTPANTDLANSDALKLAKDVDPQGQRTIGVITKLDLMDEGTDARNILENRLLPLRRGYIGVVNRSQKDIDVKKDIKAALLAEKKFFLSHPAYKHMAESMGTPYLQRILNQQLTNHIRDTLPAFRTHLQGQLLDLNKEAEKCKQFSPDDPGQRTKTLLQSVQRLAVDFEKLIEGSGDKVDTVNLSGGARINRIFHEHFPNELVKIELDERKLRREINYAIRNIHGVRTGLFTPDMAFEAIVKKQISRLKGPCIQFVDTLSSFPKLQDETERIVTTEIREQESKCKDQIVLLIDIQLAYINTKHEDFIGFTNAQQMYNQSNKKTAAVMAGNHGAAPPSRLVVIRKGWLTISNIGIMKGGAKEYWFILSAESLSWFKDDEEKEKKYMLPLDNLKLRDVEKGFRSSKFVFAIFNTELRNVYKDYKCLELACYSQEELDSWKASLLQAGVYPEKVTVDGQGNGAPENFTDPQLERQVETIRNLVDSYMSITYKTIKDLMPKTIMHHMINSVKEFISSELLAQLYALGECSALMDESPEQQQHREEVLRKHAALKEALAVIAKFSTSTCTTPLPPPVDSSWIQPSSPTLPRKSVTSGKPVVRGHAPSVPRVHAHTPSPSTDGLQPNRAPPSVPRRHPPAIPKVK
- the dnm3a gene encoding dynamin 3a isoform X2; the encoded protein is MGNRGMEDLIPLVNRLQDALSSVGQSCSLYLPQIAVVGGQSAGKSSVLENFVGRDFLPRGSGIVTRRPLILQLLSANTEYGEFFHCKGKKFTDFDEIRKEIEAETRRLTGSNKGISPVPINLRIYSPHVLNLTLVDLPGITKVPVGDQPADIEYQIRDMIMQFICKENCLILAVTPANTDLANSDALKLAKDVDPQGQRTIGVITKLDLMDEGTDARNILENRLLPLRRGYIGVVNRSQKDIDVKKDIKAALLAEKKFFLSHPAYKHMAESMGTPYLQRILNQQLTNHIRDTLPAFRTHLQGQLLDLNKEAEKCKQFSPDDPGQRTKTLLQSVQRLAVDFEKLIEGSGDKVDTVNLSGGARINRIFHEHFPNELVKIELDERKLRREINYAIRNIHGVRTGLFTPDMAFEAIVKKQISRLKGPCIQFVDTVSQELISTVYQCINKLSSFPKLQDETERIVTTEIREQESKCKDQIVLLIDIQLAYINTKHEDFIGFTNAQQMYNQSNKKTAAVMAGNHVIRKGWLTISNIGIMKGGAKEYWFILSAESLSWFKDDEEKEKKYMLPLDNLKLRDVEKGFRSSKFVFAIFNTELRNVYKDYKCLELACYSQEELDSWKASLLQAGVYPEKVTVDGQGNGAPENFTDPQLERQVETIRNLVDSYMSITYKTIKDLMPKTIMHHMINSVKEFISSELLAQLYALGECSALMDESPEQQQHREEVLRKHAALKEALAVIAKFSTSTCTTPLPPPVDSSWIQPSSPTLPRKSVTSGKPVVRGHAPSVPRVHAHTPSPSTDGLQPNRAPPSVPRRHPPAIPKVK